In a genomic window of Erigeron canadensis isolate Cc75 chromosome 5, C_canadensis_v1, whole genome shotgun sequence:
- the LOC122600191 gene encoding primary amine oxidase-like, with product MEKSYYCIQFLIIISIAAFIFAYTRYQPEGLGCTTPWCITKTHQKTNIRSSSIFDTDVSSSSHHFTDTPLHPLDPLTVTEINKIRSILLVYAPFKSSFPSISTLSLEESEKVDVLAWKTGDPLPPRRASVVSFLDGQTHILTVDLDMNVVIGHAVNIGSGYPMYTADDLATALQTVFTDLEFNKSIMARGVDFNDLVCVPPSSGWFGPDEEGKRIVKVQCFSSQDTPNFYMRPIEGLTVVIDIDKKEVVKISDTGRGIPIPKATHTDYQYTTTNSPFSDMNPLTNPMSMEQPKGPSFTVENGHIVKWANWVFHLKPDLRAGMVISRAMIRAEDGEYRSVMYKGFASELFVPYMDPDESWYFKSYMDAGEFGLGATAMSLLELNDCPRNAYYMDGVFASADGRPFIQPKMICIFERYAGEIGWRHSEIPTMGFDIRESRPKVTLVARMAASVGNYDYIFDWEFQTDGLIRIKVGLSGMLMVKGTPYENIYNIPNADDMTGTLVSENVVGVVHDHFISFHLDMDIDGTNNSFAKVNLVKKETSPGQSSRKSYLKAVRKVAKTEDDAKIKLKLYDPSEFHVFNPSRRSRLGNPTGYKLVPSGTAASLLDLDDPPQIRAAFTNNQIWVTPHNKSEVWAGGLLVSQSKGEDTLAVWSARNRDIENKDIVLWYTLGFHHVPCQEDFPVMPTVSSSFELKPVNFFDRNPIMGAKPTFHKDLPVCSTVAHAY from the exons ATGGAAAAGTCTTATTATTGTATTCAATTCTTGATAATCATCTCTATAGCTGCttttatatttgcatatacaagATACCAACCTGAAGGTCTTGGTTGCACCACACCGTGGTGCATCACCAAGACACACCAAAAAACAAACATCCGATCGAGCTCGATTTTCGACACTGATGTTTCTAGCTCAAGCCACCACTTCACAGACACACCACTTCACCCACTTGACCCGTTAACTGTAACCGAAATAAACAAAATTCGATCCATTCTTTTGGTATATGCACCTTTTAAGTCGTCTTTCCCGTCTATCAGTACTCTTTCTTTAGAAGAATCCGAAAAAGTTGATGTACTTGCTTGGAAAACGGGCGACCCGCTTCCCCCTAGAAGAGCATCGGTCGTATCTTTTTTAGACGGACAAACCCATATCCTAACTGTTGATTTGGATATGAATGTTGTGATAGGTCATGCTGTGAACATCGGGTCTGGTTACCCGATGTACACAGCTGATGACCTTGCAACAGCTTTACAGACTGTATTTACGGATTTGGAGTTTAATAAGTCCATTATGGCTCGAGGGGTGGACTTTAATGATCTGGTTTGTGTCCCACCTTCGTCAGGCTGGTTTGGGCCTGACGAGGAGGGTAAAAGGATCGTTAAAGTCCAGTGTTTTTCGAGCCAAGATACTCCAAATTTTTACATGAGGCCCATAGAAGGGCTAACAGTTGTTATAGACATAGACAAAAAGGAGGTGGTTAAAATTAGTGACACTGGCAGGGGTATTCCTATACCAAAAGCGACTCATACAGATTACCAATACACTACTACTAATAGCCCGTTTTCGGATATGAATCCCCTAACAAACCCAATGTCTATGGAACAACCCAAAGGGCCTAGTTTCACTGTAGAGAATGGACATATAGTGAAATGGGCCAATTGGGTTTTTCATCTAAAGCCTGATCTACGGGCGGGGATGGTAATATCCCGGGCCATGATCAGGGCTGAGGATGGGGAGTATAGGAGTGTGATGTACAAAGGGTTCGCGTCTGAACTCTTTGTACCTTATATGGACCCGGATGAAAGTTGGTACTTTAAGTCTTATATGGATGCAGGTGAGTTTGGGCTTGGTGCAACCGCTATGTCCCTTTTGGAACTGAATGATTGTCCGAGAAATGCGTATTATATGGATGGGGTTTTTGCTAGTGCAGACGGACGTCCATTTATTCAGCCCAAAATGATTTGCATCTTTGAGAGGTATGCAGGAGAGATCGGCTGGAGGCACTCGGAAATTCCGACCATGGGTTTCGAT ATCCGAGAATCAAGGCCAAAAGTGACACTCGTAGCGCGAATGGCAGCATCAGTTGGAAACtatgattatatttttgattgGGAGTTTCAAACAGATGGTTTGATCCGTATTAAG GTGGGATTGTCGGGTATGCTAATGGTGAAAGGGACTCCATACGAAAACATATACAATATCCCCAACGCCGATGATATGACTGGGACACTAGTATCAGAAAACGTGGTCGGTGTAGTTCATGATCATTTCATCTCATTTCACCTCGATATGGACATTGATGGCACCAACAATTCGTTTGCAAAGGTCAATTTGGTCAAAAAAGAGACTTCACCGGGCCAATCTTCACGAAAGAGTTACTTAAAAGCAGTAAGAAAAGTGGCAAAGACGGAAGATGATGCAAAAATCAAGCTTAAACTATATGACCCGTCTGAATTTCACGTCTTTAATCCTTCCAGGAGATCAAGATTGGGTAATCCAACAGGCTATAAGCTCGTGCCCAGTGGGACTGCGGCTAGCCTGCTTGATCTCGACGACCCTCCACAAATTCGGGCTGCATTTACAAATAATCAG ATTTGGGTGACTCCACACAATAAAAGTGAAGTATGGGCTGGTGGTCTTTTGGTATCTCAAAGCAAAGGTGAAGATACACTTGCTGTATGGTCTGCAAG GAATCGTGACATTGAAAACAAGGATATCGTGTTATGGTACACACTGGGTTTTCATCACGTACCATGCCAAGAGGATTTTCCGGTAATGCCAACGGTGTCATCGAGTTTTGAGCTTAAACCTGTTAATTTCTTTGATCGAAATCCAATTATGGGCGCGAAACCAACATTTCATAAGGATCTTCCTGTGTGTTCTACTGTTGCTCATGCCTATTGA
- the LOC122598866 gene encoding primary amine oxidase: MDSRNLIRFLFFTFVIALLLLLTFTNLPAYTEELLDCPTSSRWCATKNRFIKQPQPPKTTTTNLHTSDEPHHPLDPLTLNEFNTIRSILLSHTLFKNSNTYALHSVVLEEPDKYLVLKWKHGDDLPRRKASVIARVNGETHVFTVDISTGVVTPVDVGQHSGYPTMTIEDMTSSTWAPLGNPEFNRTIMARGIDLKDLACLPISLGWFGKKEENRRLIKVQCYSMEGTANFYMRPIEGLTVVLDMDTKYVVEIVDKGKNIPIPKAAGTDYRLSAQNHQINLVNPISIEQPKGPSFVIEHDHLVKWANWEFHLKSDPRAGVVVSRAMVRDPITGEKRSVMYKGFTSELFVPYMDPTDAWYFKTYMDAGEYGFGLQAMPLDPLNDCPRNAYYMDGVFAAGDGKPYIRSNMVCVFERYAGDIGWRHSESPITGMEIREVRPKVTLVVRMAASVANYDYIVDWEFQTDGLIRVKVGLSGILMVKGTSYVNMNQVNQVDNLHGTLLSENVIGVIHDHYITFYLDMDIDGPENSFVKVNLKRETTASGESPRLSYLKTVRNVAKSEKDAQVKLKLYDPSEYHIINPSKMTRVGNPVGYKLVPGGTAASLLDLDDPPQKRGAFTNNQIWVTPYNKSEEWAGGLFTYQSQGDDTLAVWSERDRPIENKDIVMWYTLGFHHVPCQEDFPIMPTVSSSFDLKPVNFYESNPILNIPPNVEKDLPVCNAASSA, translated from the exons ATGGATTCAAGAAACCTCATAAGATTTCTGTTTTTCACTTTCGTCATCGCCCTTCTCTTACTTCTCACTTTCACAAACCTCCCTGCTTATACCGAGGAGCTACTCGATTGTCCCACCAGCTCACGGTGGTGTGCCACCAAAAACCGCTTTATCAAACAACCACAACCACccaaaaccaccaccaccaacctcCATACATCCGACGAACCCCACCACCCCCTCGACCCACTCACTCTCAATGAATTCAACACAATACGTTCCATCCTTTTATCCCATACGCTTTTCAAAAACTCAAACACCTACGCCCTTCACTCCGTTGTCCTAGAAGAACCAGATAAATATCTAGTTCTTAAATGGAAACACGGGGATGACCTGCCGCGTAGAAAGGCTTCGGTCATCGCCCGTGTCAACGGTGAAACACATGTGTTCACCGTTGATATAAGTACTGGGGTAGTGACCCCAGTAGATGTCGGGCAACACTCGGGTTACCCGACAATGACTATAGAAGACATGACATCGTCAACATGGGCGCCACTAGGGAATCCAGAGTTTAACCGTACGATTATGGCACGTGGCATTGATCTAAAAGACTTAGCATGTTTGCCAATTTCGTTAGGATGGTTTGGGAAAAAAGAGGAAAACCGTAGGTTGATTAAGGTACAATGTTATTCCATGGAAGGAACTGCCAACTTTTATATGAGACCAATTGAGGGTCTGACGGTTGTTCTTGATATGGATACAAAATATGTTGTTGAGATTGTTGATAAAGGAAAAAACATACCGATACCGAAAGCCGCGGGGACGGACTACCGATTGTCAGCACAAAATCATCAAATTAATTTAGTTAACCCAATATCTATTGAACAACCAAAAGGTCCAAGTTTTGTAATAGAACATGATCATTTAGTCAAATGGGCTAATTGGGAATTTCATCTCAAATCCGACCCGAGAGCAGGGGTGGTGGTTTCTCGGGCTATGGTAAGGGACCCGATAACAGGGGAGAAAAGGAGTGTGATGTACAAAGGGTTTACTTCGGAGCTCTTTGTTCCGTATATGGATCCAACGGATGCTTGGTATTTTAAGACTTATATGGATGCTGGTGAATACGGGTTCGGGCTTCAAGCGATGCCACTTGACCCGCTTAATGATTGTCCACGTAACGCGTATTATATGGACGGTGTGTTTGCCGCGGGCGACGGGAAGCCTTACATTCGATCAAATATGGTTTGCGTTTTCGAGAGGTATGCGGGCGATATTGGGTGGCGACACTCCGAGAGTCCAATAACTGGAATGGAg ATACGAGAGGTGAGACCGAAGGTGACGCTAGTGGTAAGGATGGCAGCTTCCGTTGCAAACTATGATTACATTGTGGATTGGGAGTTTCAGACCGATGGATTAATCCGAGTCAAG GTGGGACTGAGTGGAATCTTGATGGTGAAAGGCACTTCTTATGTCAACATGAACCAAGTAAACCAAGTGGATAATCTTCATGGCACCCTCTTATCGGAAAATGTCATCGGCGTCATCCACGACCACTACATCACCTTCTACCTTGACATGGATATTGATGGGCCCGAAAACTCGTTTGTCAAAGTAAACCTTAAACGGGAAACAACTGCTTCAGGAGAGTCCCCAAGGTTAAGTTACTTGAAAACGGTTAGAAATGTTGCAAAGTCGGAAAAAGATGCACAAGTTAAGTTGAAGTTGTATGACCCATCCGAGTACCACATTATCAACCCATCAAAAATGACACGTGTGGGTAACCCTGTTGGATACAAGTTGGTCCCTGGTGGCACGGCTGCTAGCTTGTTGGATCTCGATGATCCACCACAAAAGCGCGGTGCCTTCACAAACAATCAAATTTGGGTCACACCGTATAACAAAAGTGAGGAATGGGCTGGAGGGTTATTTACTTATCAAAGTCAAGGGGATGACACTCTTGCAGTTTGGTCCGAAAG GGACCGACCGATTGAAAACAAGGATATTGTAATGTGGTATACATTGGGGTTCCATCATGTTCCATGCCAAGAGGACTTCCCAATCATGCCAACGGTATCATCGAGTTTTGATTTGAAGCCTGTTAACTTTTATGAAAGCAATCCTATTCTCAACATCCCACCAAATGTTGAGAAAGATTTGCCTGTTTGTAATGCTGCTTCTTCTGCATAA
- the LOC122598867 gene encoding 7-ethoxycoumarin O-deethylase-like isoform X1, with protein sequence MISELGYKSYITMITLWSWWWEVNNEQDKLARTILTIFVATLVLLWYKWMFSYSKEGTTALLPPGPKGLPVVGYLPFLGSNLHEVFTMIAHKYGPIFSLQLGSKFHVVVNSVDLVKVVARDLDQTFANRIPPLTAFSITYGGQDVAWSNNSHWRNMRKLLVSQVLSNANMKASQNFRTREVRKIVNKVYGNIGNRININHIAFKTEVNVVTSMLWGCSKSGEPEDYSYIGDGFREVVFKIIELIGEPNISDFIPILSWFDLQGKQREMLKQKQNVDMILDNIIEERINANSGKTDGAERKDFLQILLDLREQNAAVTSINIDQIKALLMDILVAATDTTSAMVEWVMAEILHNPSVKTKIQEELTTIIGMNSIVDESRLPKLTYLDAVIKETFRLHPPLPLLIQRCPNKSVKVGGYTIPKDTIVYMNTWAIHRDPQNWTNPLEFKPERFFDDKWDYSGNDFKFLPFGSGRRICPGIPLGEKMLTYILASLLHSFEWRLPKDEVFELSDKFGFVMKKRKPLIAIPSQRLSDESLYLYMG encoded by the exons ATGATTTCAGAGCTTGGATATAAGAGTTATATCACAATGATCACCTTGTGGTCATGGTGGTGGGAAGTCAATAATGAACAAGATAAGCTTGCTCGTACGATTCTCACCATATTTGTTGCAACACTAGTACTACTATGGTACAAATGGATGTTCTCATATTCCAAAGAGGGCACAACGGCTCTCTTGCCACCCGGCCCCAAAGGCTTACCAGTTGTAGGGTATCTTCCATTCCTCGGTTCCAACTTACATGAAGTATTCACCATGATAGCTCACAAATACGGCCCCATCTTCAGCTTGCAACTTGGAAGTAAGTTTCATGTTGTAGTGAACTCTGTGGACCTAGTAAAGGTTGTGGCTCGTGACTTGGACCAAACCTTTGCTAACCGTATTCCTCCACTTACAGCATTTTCTATCACTTACGGAGGTCAAGATGTGGCATGGTCCAACAACTCACACTGGCGTAATATGCGTAAGCTATTGGTCAGCCAAGTGTTGAGCAATGCAAATATGAAAGCGAGTCAGAATTTTAGAACACGTGAAGTGAGAAAGATTGTGAATAAAGTTTATGGTAATATTGGGAATAGGATCAATATAAACCATATTGCTTTCAAGACTGAGGTTAACGTTGTGACTAGCATGTTATGGGGTTGCAGCAAATCTGGTGAACCGGAGGATTATAGCTATATTGGAGACGGGTTTAGAGAAGTGGTTTTCAAGATAATCGAATTAattggagaaccaaatatttcTGATTTTATTCCAATACTTTCATGGTTCGATCTACAGGGAAAACAGAGAGAAATGCTGAAGCAAAAGCAAAATGTGGACATGATCTTGGACAATATTATCGAAGAAAGAATCAATGCCAACTCTGGGAAAACTGATGGAGCTGAAAGAAAAGATTTTCTGCAGATCTTATTAGATCTTAGAGAACAGAATGCTGCTGTAACATCAATAAACATCGACCAAATAAAGGCCTTACTAATG GACATACTGGTTGCAGCAACAGACACGACATCTGCAATGGTCGAATGGGTGATGGCAGAGATTTTGCATAATCCTAGTGTGAAAACAAAGATTCAGGAAGAGTTAACGACGATTATCGGCATGAACAGTATTGTGGATGAGTCTAGACTCCCCAAATTAACATATTTGGATGCAGTGATCAAGGAGACTTTTAGACTACACCCTCCACTTCCCCTCCTAATCCAGAGATGCCCAAATAAATCGGTCAAGGTGGGCGGCTACACCATCCCAAAGGATACCATTGTCTACATGAACACTTGGGCTATCCACAGAGATCCCCAAAACTGGACTAATCCATTGGAGTTCAAGCCTGAGAGGTTTTTTGATGATAAATGGGATTACAGTGGAAACGATTTCAAGTTTTTACCATTTGGATCAGGAAGAAGAATTTGCCCTGGGATACCCTTGGGTGAAAAGATGTTAACATACATATTAGCATCGCTGTTGCATTCTTTCGAGTGGAGGTTGCCCAAAGATGAAGTGTTTGAACTTTCCGATAAGTTTGGATTtgtgatgaagaaaaggaaacCCCTAATAGCTATACCGTCTCAAAGATTATCTGATGAAAGCCTCTACCTATACATGGGATAA
- the LOC122598867 gene encoding 7-ethoxycoumarin O-deethylase-like isoform X2, with amino-acid sequence MISELGYKSYITMITLWSWWWEVNNEQDKLARTILTIFVATLVLLWYKWMFSYSKEGTTALLPPGPKGLPVVGYLPFLGSNLHEVFTMIAHKYGPIFSLQLGTFSITYGGQDVAWSNNSHWRNMRKLLVSQVLSNANMKASQNFRTREVRKIVNKVYGNIGNRININHIAFKTEVNVVTSMLWGCSKSGEPEDYSYIGDGFREVVFKIIELIGEPNISDFIPILSWFDLQGKQREMLKQKQNVDMILDNIIEERINANSGKTDGAERKDFLQILLDLREQNAAVTSINIDQIKALLMDILVAATDTTSAMVEWVMAEILHNPSVKTKIQEELTTIIGMNSIVDESRLPKLTYLDAVIKETFRLHPPLPLLIQRCPNKSVKVGGYTIPKDTIVYMNTWAIHRDPQNWTNPLEFKPERFFDDKWDYSGNDFKFLPFGSGRRICPGIPLGEKMLTYILASLLHSFEWRLPKDEVFELSDKFGFVMKKRKPLIAIPSQRLSDESLYLYMG; translated from the exons ATGATTTCAGAGCTTGGATATAAGAGTTATATCACAATGATCACCTTGTGGTCATGGTGGTGGGAAGTCAATAATGAACAAGATAAGCTTGCTCGTACGATTCTCACCATATTTGTTGCAACACTAGTACTACTATGGTACAAATGGATGTTCTCATATTCCAAAGAGGGCACAACGGCTCTCTTGCCACCCGGCCCCAAAGGCTTACCAGTTGTAGGGTATCTTCCATTCCTCGGTTCCAACTTACATGAAGTATTCACCATGATAGCTCACAAATACGGCCCCATCTTCAGCTTGCAACTTGGAA CATTTTCTATCACTTACGGAGGTCAAGATGTGGCATGGTCCAACAACTCACACTGGCGTAATATGCGTAAGCTATTGGTCAGCCAAGTGTTGAGCAATGCAAATATGAAAGCGAGTCAGAATTTTAGAACACGTGAAGTGAGAAAGATTGTGAATAAAGTTTATGGTAATATTGGGAATAGGATCAATATAAACCATATTGCTTTCAAGACTGAGGTTAACGTTGTGACTAGCATGTTATGGGGTTGCAGCAAATCTGGTGAACCGGAGGATTATAGCTATATTGGAGACGGGTTTAGAGAAGTGGTTTTCAAGATAATCGAATTAattggagaaccaaatatttcTGATTTTATTCCAATACTTTCATGGTTCGATCTACAGGGAAAACAGAGAGAAATGCTGAAGCAAAAGCAAAATGTGGACATGATCTTGGACAATATTATCGAAGAAAGAATCAATGCCAACTCTGGGAAAACTGATGGAGCTGAAAGAAAAGATTTTCTGCAGATCTTATTAGATCTTAGAGAACAGAATGCTGCTGTAACATCAATAAACATCGACCAAATAAAGGCCTTACTAATG GACATACTGGTTGCAGCAACAGACACGACATCTGCAATGGTCGAATGGGTGATGGCAGAGATTTTGCATAATCCTAGTGTGAAAACAAAGATTCAGGAAGAGTTAACGACGATTATCGGCATGAACAGTATTGTGGATGAGTCTAGACTCCCCAAATTAACATATTTGGATGCAGTGATCAAGGAGACTTTTAGACTACACCCTCCACTTCCCCTCCTAATCCAGAGATGCCCAAATAAATCGGTCAAGGTGGGCGGCTACACCATCCCAAAGGATACCATTGTCTACATGAACACTTGGGCTATCCACAGAGATCCCCAAAACTGGACTAATCCATTGGAGTTCAAGCCTGAGAGGTTTTTTGATGATAAATGGGATTACAGTGGAAACGATTTCAAGTTTTTACCATTTGGATCAGGAAGAAGAATTTGCCCTGGGATACCCTTGGGTGAAAAGATGTTAACATACATATTAGCATCGCTGTTGCATTCTTTCGAGTGGAGGTTGCCCAAAGATGAAGTGTTTGAACTTTCCGATAAGTTTGGATTtgtgatgaagaaaaggaaacCCCTAATAGCTATACCGTCTCAAAGATTATCTGATGAAAGCCTCTACCTATACATGGGATAA